The following coding sequences lie in one Spirosoma sp. KUDC1026 genomic window:
- a CDS encoding OstA-like protein: MFRLFLHVFIGFILLSPAIFPSEALAQAGNPTDKVELLGADSLAVLNTPGQVVRQLFNNVRFRHKGALMYSDRVIQNVTTNVIEAYGNVRLVQGDTINLRGDTMYYYGNTRQANMRGHVIMRDRKMTLTTTHLDYDMVSGIAHYPKPGRIVDKENVLTSREGYYDTRTKLFTFRQNVRLVNPKGTLTADSLLYNSNSRIATFQGPTRIVNKDGVLTAIAGQYNTTTGISNFQRRATVETPKYRITGDTLYYDNVADLGIADGNVIMVAKDKKAVITGDHVRYNGKIGISRVVGHPVAKTVASQQDTLYLRADTLFSFDNKITNTRRLLGQKNVYVFKSDLQSKCDSLIYDTADSTIYFYKKPIVWSQNKYQMEADSMRALMKNNRIHTMFMKTRSFIISLDTLQNFNQVKGRVITAYFGTKLTPVIDSMPVGKPVAGKSGSSTATNGASNGVLAKNTTSPISSTTVQQETKLERVIVEGNGQSIYYALDDKNKMIGLNHVECSKMNLEFADNKVGQIRFYGRPDAQLVPPKEFTEDKQQLDGFRWRDAEKPNRAQVLWQEIPPVGKPAAKKPAKFKTPTKPLGPKPVQIDAR; encoded by the coding sequence ATGTTTCGCCTGTTTCTTCACGTATTTATCGGTTTCATTTTGCTTAGCCCGGCCATCTTTCCGTCCGAGGCACTGGCGCAGGCGGGAAATCCGACGGATAAAGTTGAACTGCTGGGGGCGGATAGTTTAGCCGTTCTCAACACCCCAGGTCAAGTAGTCCGGCAGCTATTCAATAACGTGCGATTCCGGCATAAAGGTGCGCTCATGTACTCAGACCGGGTTATTCAGAACGTAACTACTAACGTTATCGAGGCTTATGGTAATGTCCGGCTGGTGCAGGGCGACACCATCAATCTGCGGGGCGATACTATGTATTACTACGGCAACACCCGGCAGGCCAACATGCGCGGCCACGTAATCATGCGTGACCGAAAGATGACGCTGACGACAACCCATCTGGATTACGACATGGTATCCGGCATAGCCCATTACCCCAAGCCGGGGCGGATTGTCGACAAAGAAAACGTCCTGACCAGCCGCGAAGGTTATTACGACACCCGCACTAAGCTGTTTACGTTCCGGCAGAACGTCCGGCTCGTCAATCCCAAAGGTACACTCACGGCCGATTCGCTGCTGTATAATTCTAATTCCCGGATTGCTACGTTCCAGGGACCAACCCGAATTGTCAACAAAGATGGGGTCCTGACGGCCATTGCCGGGCAATATAATACAACGACCGGCATCTCTAATTTCCAGCGCCGGGCCACCGTCGAGACCCCAAAATATCGTATTACGGGCGATACTTTATACTACGACAACGTAGCCGACCTGGGTATTGCCGACGGCAACGTCATCATGGTGGCCAAGGATAAAAAAGCGGTTATTACGGGTGATCACGTCCGCTACAACGGCAAGATCGGTATTTCGCGCGTTGTCGGCCACCCGGTGGCTAAAACCGTGGCCAGTCAGCAGGACACGCTTTATCTGCGGGCCGATACATTGTTTTCGTTCGATAATAAGATAACCAACACCCGTCGGCTGCTGGGGCAGAAAAACGTGTACGTCTTCAAGTCGGATTTGCAGAGCAAGTGTGACTCCCTCATTTACGACACCGCCGATTCAACCATTTATTTCTATAAAAAACCCATCGTCTGGAGCCAGAACAAGTACCAGATGGAGGCCGATTCGATGCGGGCGCTCATGAAGAATAACCGAATTCATACGATGTTCATGAAAACACGGTCATTTATTATTTCCCTCGATACGTTACAGAATTTCAACCAGGTAAAAGGGCGGGTTATTACGGCCTATTTCGGCACGAAACTTACGCCCGTGATCGACTCTATGCCCGTTGGCAAGCCGGTTGCCGGGAAAAGTGGGTCGAGTACTGCAACGAACGGCGCCAGCAATGGCGTACTAGCTAAAAATACCACATCCCCGATATCGTCAACCACTGTTCAGCAGGAGACGAAACTGGAGCGGGTCATCGTAGAAGGCAACGGACAGAGCATCTATTATGCACTGGACGATAAGAATAAGATGATTGGATTAAATCACGTCGAATGCAGCAAGATGAACCTCGAATTCGCAGATAACAAGGTGGGACAGATTCGCTTCTACGGACGGCCTGATGCTCAGCTGGTTCCGCCAAAAGAATTTACAGAGGATAAGCAGCAGCTCGACGGATTTCGATGGCGCGATGCGGAAAAACCAAATCGGGCACAGGTTTTGTGGCAGGAAATACCACCGGTGGGTAAGCCGGCGGCTAAAAAACCAGCAAAATTTAAAACGCCGACTAAACCTTTGGGGCCTAAGCCGGTTCAAATAGATGCTCGTTAA
- a CDS encoding T9SS type A sorting domain-containing protein: protein MKQLILIGVLTGLLAATIPLQAQVTPRDSDAARGSRLELGRTGSTSKKTVPTLSSQRFSIVPNPASVQSDRPVNIHKNAPINEHYRSLMVSRSSSKTPARTATAVESPSSAPAETRAMSLQERLAEDRMFGNEHIKVSNAYPNPADNVAEVDYELTGPISEAKIVLLNVLGSPVAEYGLETGDHKVRMQTRDLATGYYLYQLTVDGKKVATKRLLVRHQ from the coding sequence ATGAAACAACTTATACTTATTGGTGTACTCACGGGTTTGCTCGCGGCAACGATCCCACTTCAGGCGCAGGTGACGCCCCGGGATTCCGACGCGGCTCGTGGTAGCCGACTTGAACTGGGCCGTACGGGCAGCACGTCGAAAAAGACGGTGCCGACGCTGTCGTCCCAGCGCTTTTCCATTGTCCCTAACCCGGCGTCGGTTCAGTCCGACCGTCCGGTCAATATTCACAAAAATGCCCCTATCAACGAACACTACCGCTCGCTGATGGTTTCCCGGTCGTCGTCAAAAACCCCTGCGCGCACCGCAACAGCAGTTGAAAGCCCTTCCTCCGCTCCCGCAGAAACCCGTGCAATGAGTTTGCAGGAGCGTTTGGCCGAAGACCGGATGTTTGGTAATGAGCATATCAAGGTATCAAACGCGTATCCTAACCCCGCCGACAACGTAGCGGAAGTAGATTATGAGTTAACAGGGCCGATCAGCGAGGCTAAGATAGTGTTACTGAACGTACTGGGGTCACCCGTTGCCGAGTATGGCCTGGAAACCGGCGACCATAAAGTGCGAATGCAGACCCGCGACTTGGCGACCGGCTACTATCTCTATCAACTCACGGTAGACGGCAAGAAAGTAGCCACTAAACGGCTGCTCGTTCGGCACCAGTAA
- the bamD gene encoding outer membrane protein assembly factor BamD → MQNRLVVNILLGLSFSVLVSACSSFNKLQKSGTDAEKYKAATEYYQKKDWYHAGLLFEELIPVLKGSTESEMAQFYYAYTQYNQQQYLLSATLFKKFYETFARSDYAQEAMYLYAKSLYKDTPQYNLDQSNTLTATSALQDFLNAYPDSQYKPEATEYIMDLRKKLERKAYEKAKLYFKTSGFNIASYKSAVIAINNFQKEFPDSEYNEELAFLKVDAEFSLAQNSLETKQKERYQEAMGYHQEFIDKYPQSSYVKQTEKMYETSQKEIERLNKLEQEREQEKQREQEKRKSTDPSRPAKVTTASND, encoded by the coding sequence ATGCAGAACCGTCTTGTCGTCAATATTCTTCTGGGGCTCAGCTTTAGCGTTCTGGTAAGCGCCTGTAGCTCGTTCAATAAACTGCAGAAGAGTGGAACCGATGCCGAAAAATATAAAGCCGCCACAGAGTATTACCAGAAAAAAGACTGGTATCACGCTGGCCTGCTGTTCGAAGAACTGATTCCGGTTCTGAAAGGAAGTACGGAATCCGAAATGGCGCAGTTTTATTATGCCTATACGCAGTACAACCAGCAGCAGTATCTGCTTAGCGCTACGCTGTTCAAGAAGTTCTACGAAACATTTGCCCGTAGTGACTACGCTCAGGAGGCCATGTATCTCTACGCTAAATCACTATATAAGGATACCCCCCAGTACAACCTTGATCAGTCCAACACCCTGACCGCGACCTCGGCCCTGCAGGACTTTCTGAATGCTTATCCCGATAGCCAGTACAAGCCCGAAGCCACCGAGTATATCATGGATCTACGGAAAAAACTGGAACGGAAAGCTTACGAAAAAGCCAAGCTGTATTTTAAAACCAGCGGCTTCAACATTGCTTCCTATAAATCGGCAGTTATTGCCATCAATAACTTCCAGAAAGAATTCCCGGATTCGGAATACAATGAGGAGCTTGCCTTTCTGAAAGTTGACGCCGAGTTCAGTCTGGCGCAGAATAGCCTGGAGACGAAACAGAAGGAACGTTATCAGGAAGCAATGGGTTATCACCAGGAATTCATAGACAAGTATCCGCAGAGCAGTTACGTGAAGCAGACGGAGAAAATGTATGAAACCAGCCAGAAAGAAATTGAACGGCTGAACAAGCTGGAGCAGGAACGCGAACAGGAAAAACAACGCGAGCAGGAAAAGCGTAAATCAACCGACCCGAGCCGTCCGGCTAAGGTCACTACCGCGTCGAACGACTAA
- a CDS encoding DNA-directed RNA polymerase subunit omega, translated as MATNQSIITRDNDKIAAHTGNLYESVSIISKRARQISTKNKEELSNKLSEFVSAVDNLEEVFENREQIEISKFYERMPKPTSTATDEFLEGKVYWRYNDEEL; from the coding sequence ATGGCAACGAACCAATCCATCATTACCCGCGACAACGACAAGATTGCGGCTCATACCGGTAACCTGTACGAATCCGTGTCGATCATTTCGAAACGCGCCCGGCAGATTTCGACGAAGAACAAAGAGGAACTGAGCAACAAACTGTCGGAGTTCGTATCGGCTGTCGATAACCTCGAAGAAGTATTTGAAAACCGCGAGCAGATCGAAATCTCGAAATTCTACGAGCGGATGCCTAAACCAACCTCAACGGCTACCGACGAGTTTCTGGAGGGTAAAGTGTACTGGCGCTACAACGACGAAGAGCTTTAA
- the coaBC gene encoding bifunctional phosphopantothenoylcysteine decarboxylase/phosphopantothenate--cysteine ligase CoaBC: protein MDFTQLRGKRLLLGVTGSISAYKSALLVRLLVKAGAEVQVIMTQAAQTFITPLTLATLSKRPVLSTFVSGNDGSWNNHVELGLWADALIVAPASAHTLARCAQGLCDDLLSAVYLSARCPVFFAPAMDLDMYQHPATVANIHRLISYGNHIIRAEHGELASGLVGEGRLAEPETICQTLNAFFAQQQPTGPLASRQVLITAGPTQEPIDPVRYVSNHSTGKMGYAIAGAFVRAGASVTLISGPTALDLPDSRIERINVRTAREMLDASLDAFPRADVTVLSAAVADYTPAHPADQKLKKKESVFALDMARTVDIAATLGAQKRPDQWLMGFALETNNELENALKKLKTKNLDWIVLNSLRDAGAGFGHDTNKITVIDKDEQTHEFALKSKDDVAQDLVNLVAAKLQEQQPSFLIQ, encoded by the coding sequence ATGGATTTCACACAACTTCGGGGAAAACGACTACTGCTCGGCGTAACGGGTAGTATTTCGGCTTACAAATCGGCGCTGCTGGTCCGGTTGCTGGTTAAGGCCGGAGCCGAGGTGCAGGTCATCATGACCCAGGCCGCGCAGACATTTATTACGCCCCTCACGCTGGCTACGCTATCCAAGCGCCCCGTTCTGTCCACCTTTGTGAGCGGAAACGACGGAAGCTGGAACAACCATGTCGAACTGGGTCTCTGGGCCGATGCCCTCATCGTGGCTCCGGCCTCGGCGCATACGCTGGCCCGTTGCGCACAGGGTCTGTGCGACGATCTGCTGTCGGCGGTGTATCTGTCGGCGCGCTGCCCGGTGTTCTTTGCCCCTGCCATGGACCTGGATATGTACCAGCATCCGGCTACGGTAGCGAATATTCACCGGCTTATCTCCTACGGGAATCATATCATCAGGGCGGAGCACGGCGAACTGGCCAGTGGTCTGGTCGGTGAAGGGCGGCTTGCCGAACCCGAAACCATCTGCCAGACGCTTAATGCATTCTTTGCTCAGCAACAACCCACGGGGCCTCTGGCTAGCAGGCAGGTATTGATCACGGCCGGCCCGACGCAGGAGCCCATCGATCCGGTACGGTACGTCAGCAACCACTCAACCGGCAAAATGGGGTATGCCATCGCCGGGGCCTTTGTCCGCGCCGGGGCTTCGGTAACCTTGATCAGCGGACCTACGGCTCTCGACCTGCCCGACTCACGGATTGAACGGATTAACGTACGAACGGCACGGGAAATGCTGGACGCTTCGCTGGATGCCTTTCCCCGGGCGGATGTAACGGTACTAAGTGCCGCCGTGGCCGACTACACTCCCGCGCACCCGGCCGATCAGAAACTAAAAAAGAAAGAATCGGTCTTTGCGCTCGACATGGCCCGTACGGTGGACATTGCCGCTACGCTGGGCGCCCAAAAACGACCGGACCAATGGTTGATGGGCTTTGCACTGGAGACAAATAACGAGCTCGAAAATGCGCTCAAGAAATTAAAAACCAAGAATCTGGACTGGATTGTACTTAATTCACTGCGGGACGCCGGAGCGGGTTTTGGACACGATACAAATAAGATTACCGTTATTGATAAAGACGAACAAACCCACGAATTTGCATTAAAATCCAAGGACGACGTAGCACAGGATCTGGTTAATCTGGTGGCAGCAAAGCTGCAGGAACAGCAACCTTCGTTCCTCATTCAGTAG
- a CDS encoding DUF4835 family protein, with amino-acid sequence MNVVKLLVAFFIVGLLRANAQELNCQVTINTDQLFAQQKIDVSYVNQLKGLITELMNNRRWSNDQFSPSERINCSLNINLVKSLQLGAFEATAQIIATRPVYGTNYETTVLNYVDRAFNFVYLPTTPVYYRENQFSDDLTSMLAFYANIILAMDYDTFSKQGGGVFVQQAFSIMNLAQQGSINGAWQTGGDRRSRYWLIENLQNQQLLPFRDGLYTYHRQGLDVFATNPVQVRKQTLDLLNTIRGIGLQLPNSVLINSFFDAKSQELYNILYEGTPTERKRAFDLLSFLDPAKTELYRKLTL; translated from the coding sequence ATGAACGTAGTCAAATTGCTCGTTGCCTTTTTTATAGTTGGTCTGCTACGAGCCAATGCGCAGGAGCTGAATTGTCAGGTGACGATCAATACGGATCAGTTATTTGCCCAGCAGAAAATTGACGTATCCTATGTTAACCAGTTGAAAGGGCTCATCACTGAGCTAATGAACAACCGGCGCTGGAGCAACGATCAGTTTTCGCCGTCCGAGCGTATCAACTGCTCGCTGAACATCAATCTGGTTAAATCTCTGCAGCTGGGAGCGTTTGAAGCAACAGCGCAGATCATTGCTACGCGGCCGGTATATGGCACCAATTACGAAACGACCGTCCTCAATTACGTCGACCGCGCGTTCAACTTTGTGTACCTGCCCACTACGCCGGTTTATTACCGGGAAAATCAGTTTTCCGACGACCTGACCTCAATGCTGGCGTTCTACGCCAATATCATTCTGGCGATGGATTACGACACGTTCAGCAAGCAGGGCGGTGGCGTTTTTGTCCAGCAGGCGTTTTCCATCATGAACCTCGCCCAGCAGGGATCAATCAATGGTGCCTGGCAAACGGGGGGCGACCGCCGAAGCCGGTACTGGCTGATCGAGAATCTGCAGAATCAGCAGTTGCTGCCCTTCCGGGATGGTCTGTACACGTATCACCGGCAGGGCCTGGACGTATTTGCGACCAATCCGGTGCAGGTTCGCAAGCAGACGCTCGATCTGTTAAATACCATCCGGGGTATTGGTCTGCAACTGCCGAATTCCGTGCTGATTAACTCGTTCTTCGACGCCAAAAGTCAGGAACTATACAATATCCTGTACGAGGGAACGCCGACCGAGCGGAAACGCGCCTTTGATCTGCTGTCTTTTCTAGACCCCGCCAAGACGGAACTCTACCGAAAATTAACGCTTTAG
- the recN gene encoding DNA repair protein RecN has protein sequence MLSHLLIKNYALIDELELVPDRELNIITGETGAGKSIMLGAIGLLMGNRADTRVLFNPEKKCVIEGSYGVSGYQIERIFDEEELDYTDTCIVRREISVSGKSRAFVNDTPVNLETLRRITSQLMDIHSQHDSVLLGSNEYQLEIVDTYAQDDALLKQYRSDYQSYRGYKSVYDQLVAEASAMRKEFDYNNFLYEELAKAQLQPNEQETLEQDLTILENAEEIKERLQMAYEYLDNAEQSVIDFLKSAVSNLTTVSKISEQYEPLLQRAQSSLIELRDLADEISSEQEGVDLDDTRAETIRERLNLLYQLQTKHQAKGVAELISLRDELEQKVSKVLNLDDNLAEAKARVEAARSQLQVSADTLSAARQAVLAPIEAEISSLLHDLGMPNASLDIKSETSKPSSTGIDTITFLFSANKGVKPQQLKNVASGGEFSRLMLAIKYILASKRSLPTIVFDEIDTGVSGEIAIKMGNMMRDMAHSHQIIAITHLHQIAGQGTAHYFVYKDHSADKTVSRIRKLTFDERVTEIAQMIGGKTPTPSAVKSAREILKQRPAAVAK, from the coding sequence ATGCTATCGCACTTATTAATAAAGAATTACGCACTCATTGATGAACTCGAGCTGGTGCCCGACCGTGAGCTGAATATCATCACGGGCGAAACGGGCGCGGGTAAGTCAATTATGCTGGGGGCCATTGGGTTACTGATGGGTAACCGGGCCGACACCCGGGTGCTGTTCAACCCCGAAAAAAAATGCGTGATTGAGGGCTCATACGGAGTGTCGGGCTATCAGATCGAACGCATTTTTGACGAAGAAGAATTAGACTATACCGATACCTGCATCGTTCGCCGGGAAATCAGCGTGAGCGGTAAATCACGGGCGTTTGTCAACGACACACCCGTAAATCTGGAAACACTTCGCCGGATTACGAGCCAGCTGATGGACATTCACTCCCAGCACGATTCGGTCCTGCTGGGGTCGAACGAGTACCAGCTCGAAATCGTGGATACCTATGCACAGGACGATGCGCTGCTGAAGCAGTACCGGTCAGATTATCAGTCCTACCGGGGGTACAAATCCGTGTACGACCAGTTGGTTGCCGAAGCGTCGGCCATGCGGAAAGAGTTTGATTATAATAACTTTCTTTACGAGGAACTTGCCAAAGCCCAGTTGCAGCCCAACGAGCAGGAAACGCTGGAGCAGGACCTGACGATTCTGGAAAACGCCGAGGAAATTAAGGAGCGGCTGCAGATGGCGTACGAGTACCTCGACAACGCTGAGCAATCGGTTATTGATTTCCTGAAAAGCGCCGTCAGCAACCTGACTACGGTCAGTAAGATTTCGGAGCAGTACGAGCCGTTACTCCAACGGGCACAGAGTAGCCTGATCGAACTCCGCGACCTGGCCGACGAGATCAGTTCGGAACAGGAAGGCGTAGACCTTGACGATACGCGGGCCGAAACCATCCGCGAGCGGTTGAATCTGCTTTATCAATTACAGACCAAGCACCAGGCCAAGGGTGTTGCCGAGCTGATCAGCCTGCGTGATGAACTGGAGCAGAAAGTAAGCAAAGTACTGAACCTGGACGATAACCTCGCCGAAGCTAAAGCCCGGGTCGAAGCCGCACGGTCCCAGCTTCAGGTGAGCGCCGATACGCTGTCGGCCGCCCGACAGGCGGTGCTGGCACCTATTGAAGCGGAGATCAGTAGCCTGCTGCACGATCTGGGAATGCCAAATGCTTCTCTTGACATCAAGTCTGAAACCAGCAAGCCCAGCTCGACGGGGATCGATACCATTACGTTCCTGTTCAGTGCGAACAAAGGCGTTAAACCACAGCAACTCAAAAACGTAGCGTCGGGGGGTGAATTCTCCCGGCTGATGCTGGCGATCAAATATATTCTGGCCAGCAAACGCTCGCTACCAACGATTGTATTCGACGAAATCGACACGGGAGTTTCCGGCGAAATCGCGATTAAAATGGGGAATATGATGCGGGATATGGCTCACAGCCACCAGATCATCGCGATTACGCACCTGCACCAGATTGCCGGTCAGGGAACAGCGCACTACTTCGTGTACAAAGATCACTCGGCCGATAAAACCGTTAGCCGCATCCGTAAGCTGACGTTCGACGAACGGGTAACTGAAATCGCGCAGATGATCGGCGGTAAAACGCCAACACCGAGTGCGGTCAAAAGCGCCCGCGAGATCCTGAAGCAACGACCGGCTGCCGTAGCCAAATAA
- a CDS encoding viral A-type inclusion protein, with protein sequence MRIPLSLAVLLMGAMVSACRSGDETVRNAEDEVFAIHDDVMPQLDDLLQLRKQLSQHIASLDSLKATGSAATSIRTTEEKNQAARLLQNLTVADSLMMNWMARYNNDTLSRISTDDALHYLAAQKDQITDVKTKVNTSIEQAQQFLEKQ encoded by the coding sequence ATGAGAATACCCCTTTCGCTGGCAGTGCTGCTCATGGGCGCGATGGTCAGTGCCTGCCGGTCAGGTGACGAAACCGTACGTAACGCCGAAGACGAGGTCTTTGCCATTCACGACGACGTGATGCCGCAACTGGACGATCTTCTTCAGTTGCGCAAGCAGCTAAGCCAGCATATTGCCAGTCTTGATAGCCTGAAAGCAACGGGCTCGGCTGCGACATCAATTCGCACGACCGAAGAAAAAAATCAGGCCGCCCGGCTCCTGCAGAACCTGACCGTTGCCGACAGCCTGATGATGAACTGGATGGCCCGTTACAACAACGATACCCTGTCCAGAATTTCCACCGACGATGCGCTGCACTACCTGGCCGCGCAGAAAGATCAGATTACCGATGTCAAAACAAAAGTTAATACCAGTATTGAACAAGCCCAGCAGTTTCTGGAAAAACAGTAG
- a CDS encoding SCO family protein, translating into MNKPSSFWKNSSVLALAAGLLLAVGACSSSSDKLPILGQREAVTKTVDGQTVTDTTYQTIPDFAFVSQYGDTVTQQALNNKVYVADFFFTTCPTICPKMKVQLKRVYEKFKGNQNVMLLSHTIDPAHDSVAVLKEFSDNLGVTGRQWLFVTGDRDKIYDIGQNSYMVTAQEDKSAPGGVVHSGAFILVDKEKHIRGIYDGTTEAGVDKLMQDIDRLLAEYKS; encoded by the coding sequence TTGAACAAGCCCAGCAGTTTCTGGAAAAACAGTAGCGTATTGGCCCTGGCCGCTGGCCTGCTGCTGGCAGTAGGCGCCTGTAGTTCCTCTTCCGACAAACTACCCATCCTGGGCCAGCGGGAAGCCGTCACGAAAACGGTCGACGGTCAAACAGTAACGGATACAACCTACCAGACCATCCCCGATTTTGCGTTTGTCAGCCAGTACGGTGATACGGTGACGCAGCAAGCACTCAACAACAAAGTGTACGTAGCGGACTTTTTCTTCACGACCTGCCCGACCATCTGCCCGAAAATGAAAGTACAGCTCAAGCGCGTGTACGAGAAATTTAAGGGAAATCAGAACGTAATGCTGCTGTCGCACACGATTGATCCGGCCCATGATTCGGTCGCTGTACTAAAAGAGTTCTCCGACAATCTGGGCGTAACGGGCCGACAGTGGCTGTTCGTTACGGGCGATCGTGATAAGATTTATGACATCGGTCAGAACAGCTACATGGTGACGGCGCAGGAAGACAAATCTGCCCCCGGCGGGGTGGTGCACAGTGGCGCATTCATTCTGGTTGATAAGGAAAAGCACATCCGGGGTATCTACGACGGAACGACCGAAGCGGGCGTTGACAAACTCATGCAGGACATTGACCGGCTCCTGGCCGAGTATAAATCATGA
- a CDS encoding c-type cytochrome: protein MKQRIALLALGSLFVIQFGCQSDEEIKRQKYITEGILIYQNNCANCHQKKGEGLAALYPPLAGSDYLQHKEQVICLIRNGLQGPITVNGKSYNRPMPAQPQLSDLEVAELTTYIYNEWGRENTLTDVKKVTAVLEACKK, encoded by the coding sequence ATGAAGCAGCGTATCGCGTTACTGGCACTCGGCAGTCTGTTCGTTATACAGTTTGGCTGTCAGAGTGACGAAGAAATAAAACGGCAGAAGTACATTACCGAAGGCATTCTGATTTACCAGAATAACTGCGCCAACTGCCACCAGAAAAAAGGAGAAGGTCTGGCGGCACTTTATCCACCTCTGGCTGGGTCTGACTATTTGCAACACAAAGAGCAGGTTATCTGTCTGATCCGGAACGGACTTCAGGGACCCATTACCGTAAACGGCAAATCCTATAATCGGCCAATGCCCGCCCAACCACAGCTCAGCGATCTCGAAGTAGCGGAGCTAACAACCTATATTTACAATGAATGGGGCCGCGAAAATACGCTGACCGATGTGAAGAAGGTTACGGCGGTACTGGAAGCCTGTAAGAAATAA
- the lptC gene encoding LPS export ABC transporter periplasmic protein LptC gives MNRDHRHLLLTFLLGWLCFCLLSCEGPKQTKKVEPYSGPIEEINDVRLLYSEAAVMKVKLTTARQLRYANDNRKYPRPVNIIFYDQNGQEETKLQSDSGKYDKAKDLYTVMGHVVVTKLLNQQKMLTDQLNWSPVTKKIYTDLPVTILSPETGERLQGIGLDAPQDFSRYSIRKTTGIFNISSTP, from the coding sequence ATGAATCGAGACCATCGGCACTTACTGCTAACTTTTTTGCTGGGGTGGCTGTGCTTCTGTCTGTTGAGTTGCGAAGGCCCAAAGCAGACAAAAAAAGTGGAGCCGTACAGCGGGCCCATCGAAGAAATCAACGACGTTCGACTGCTGTACAGCGAAGCCGCCGTGATGAAGGTAAAGCTGACGACCGCCAGACAATTGCGGTACGCCAACGACAACCGGAAATATCCCAGGCCAGTTAATATCATCTTCTACGACCAGAACGGCCAGGAAGAAACGAAACTTCAGTCAGATTCCGGCAAGTACGACAAGGCCAAGGACTTGTACACGGTTATGGGGCACGTAGTCGTGACCAAGTTACTGAACCAGCAGAAAATGCTGACCGACCAGCTCAACTGGAGTCCGGTAACCAAGAAAATATACACCGATCTGCCCGTCACGATTTTGAGTCCTGAAACGGGTGAACGGCTGCAGGGAATCGGGCTGGATGCCCCCCAGGACTTTTCGCGCTACTCCATCCGGAAAACAACGGGTATCTTCAATATTTCAAGTACGCCTTAG